A segment of the Neisseria chenwenguii genome:
CGATGCCGTACACATTGGGGTAGCGGACTTCGGGCGCGGCGGAGGCGATATAGACTTTGCGGGCGCCGGCGGCGCGTACCATTTCGACGATTTCGCGGCTGGTGGTGCCGCGCACGATGGAATCATCGACGAGCAGCACGCTTTTGCCTTTGAATTCGCTTTCCATCGGGCTGAGTTTCTGGCGCACGGATTTTTTGCGCGTGGCTTGGCCGGGCATGATGAAGGTGCGGCCGATGTAGCGGTTTTTAATCAGACCTTCGCGGTAGGGTTTTTGCAGGTGGACGGCGAGTTCCATCGCGCTGGGGCGGCTGGTGTCGGGAATCGGCATGACGACGTCGATGTCGTCGACGGGCAGCTCGCGTTTGATTTTTTCGGCCAGCGAAACGCCCATGTCGAGGCGGGCTTGGTACACGGATACGCCGTCGATGACGGAGTCGGGGCGGGCGAAGTAAACGTATTCGAAGAGGCATGGGTTTAAGGCGGTTTTGCCGCTGCATCGGCGTGAGAAAAACTGGCCGTCGAGGGTGATGAAGACGGCTTCGCCGGGGGCGATGTCGCGTTCCAAATCAAAGGCCAGTGCGTTGAAGGCCACGGATTCGGAGGCGACGGCGTAGGATTTGCGGCCGTCTGAATCTGTTTGGCTGCCCAATACCAGCGGGCGGATGCCGTTGGGGTCGCGGAAGGCGACCATGCCGTAGCCGGCAATCATGGCGACGACGCCGTAGGCACCGCGCACGAGTCGGTTGACGACGCCGACGGCGTTGAAAATATTATCGACGCTCAGGCGTTTGCCGGCATTGCCGGACACTTCGTGGCGCAATTCGTGGGCGAAGACGTTGAGCAATACTTCGGAATCGGAGCTGGTGTTGATGTGGCGCAGGTGTTTGTTGCAGACGTTTTCGTAGAGTTCGGCGGTGTTGGTCAGGTTGCCGTTGTGTGCCAAGACGATGCCGAAGGGCGAGCTGACGTAAAACGGCTGCGCCTCGGCGCTGCTGCCGGCGTTGCCGGCGGTGGGGTAGCGGACGTGGGCGATGCCGGCGTTGCCGGTGAGGTCGCGCATATTGCGGGTGCGGAATACTTCGCGCACCATGCCTTTGCCTTTGTGCATATGAAACGTGCTGCCCTCGACGGTGACGATGCCCGCCGCGTCCTGCCCGCGGTGTTGCAGCATCTGCAATCCGTCGTACAAAGACTGGTTGACCGGCTCATGACTGACCAAACCTAATACACCACACATTTTGTTTTCTCCTGCTGCCGCTTTTCAGACGGCATGATTAAATTAAAACAATTAAATCAAATCAAAAAGTTCAAACCGTTTTCAGACGGCCTTGCATTGAATCAGGCTGTCTGAAAACGGCGTTTTATAGGGAAGAAGTATCCGAATCGGTAATCCCGTTGCTGTTTCTGCCGCCAAACGGCAGGTAGGGTTTGGCGATTTCGGCCAGCGATTCGAAATACGGAATGCTCACCGACGAACGCCAGCCTTCGGTGTGCGGCAAATCGGTCAGCGAACCGACCATCACCGCCAGCGTCACCATCGCCACGCCTTTGACTGCGCCGAACGCGCCGCCGAGCAGGCGGTTGAGCGGGCCGAGTCCGACGGCGGAAACCGCGCCGTTCAACAGCGAACGCAGCAGCCCCAAAACCAGCCATACGCCGAAAAATACGCTGACAAAGCCCAAAGCCAGCGCCAGCGCTTCGGGGTTGACTGATTGGAAAGCCATTCCCGATACGGGGATGGCGAACCATTTTGCCGCCATAAAGGCGATGACCCAAGTCAGCAGCGAGCCGATTTCGGCAATCGCGCCGCGCATCATGGAAATGACGGCGCAGATACCGATGACGCCGAACGCCAGCAAATCGGCGATGGGAAGGTTATTCATCAATCACCTGTCCGGCGATGCCGTGTACGCGCAGTTTGTTCAAATCGCGCTCGGCGGCGGCGCGGTTGGGATATTTACCGCTTTTCACGCGGTAAACTTTGCCTTTGTCGGTGTTGATTTCAATAATACCCGCCTGAATGCCGGCAGCTTTCATTTTGCGCTGCAGGCTTAAGGCGCGCTCTTTTTCGGGATAACCCGCCAAAATCACGGCGCGTTTGCCTTTTGCGACAGGCGCGGCGGCAGTTTTTGCCGGTTTTTCAGCCGGTTTGTCTGCTTTTTTCCAAGCGGTTTTGTCTTTTTGCGTGTCGATGTCTTTCACGCGCTCGGCCTGAAGCAGTTTGGCCGCACGCTCTTCTGCCGCGTCAGCCTGAATGCGTTTTTTTTCGGTGGCTGCGGCAGCTTTTTCGGCCTGCTGTTTTTTACGTTTTGCGATTTCCTGACGGATTTTTTCCTGCGCCTGTTTGCGCTCGGCAGCGGCTTTGCGCT
Coding sequences within it:
- the purF gene encoding amidophosphoribosyltransferase — its product is MCGVLGLVSHEPVNQSLYDGLQMLQHRGQDAAGIVTVEGSTFHMHKGKGMVREVFRTRNMRDLTGNAGIAHVRYPTAGNAGSSAEAQPFYVSSPFGIVLAHNGNLTNTAELYENVCNKHLRHINTSSDSEVLLNVFAHELRHEVSGNAGKRLSVDNIFNAVGVVNRLVRGAYGVVAMIAGYGMVAFRDPNGIRPLVLGSQTDSDGRKSYAVASESVAFNALAFDLERDIAPGEAVFITLDGQFFSRRCSGKTALNPCLFEYVYFARPDSVIDGVSVYQARLDMGVSLAEKIKRELPVDDIDVVMPIPDTSRPSAMELAVHLQKPYREGLIKNRYIGRTFIMPGQATRKKSVRQKLSPMESEFKGKSVLLVDDSIVRGTTSREIVEMVRAAGARKVYIASAAPEVRYPNVYGIDMPTREELIANGRTTAEIAREISADGIVFQDLNDLETVVKALNPAIQAFDSSCFNGVYLTGDIDEAYLQRLSAEKAGCGGLKIHPSKMEHSISGNESDDGEE
- a CDS encoding CvpA family protein, whose protein sequence is MNNLPIADLLAFGVIGICAVISMMRGAIAEIGSLLTWVIAFMAAKWFAIPVSGMAFQSVNPEALALALGFVSVFFGVWLVLGLLRSLLNGAVSAVGLGPLNRLLGGAFGAVKGVAMVTLAVMVGSLTDLPHTEGWRSSVSIPYFESLAEIAKPYLPFGGRNSNGITDSDTSSL